The stretch of DNA TAAGAAAGTGGTTCTTTTGCAGCTTTTGTAAAAGGCGGAACATCTTTTCTAACTAACGAACCTCCTGATATCATGGCATGATCTCCAATATGAATAAATTGGTGAACAGCAGCTAAACCACCAATAATAGCGTGGTTACCAACTTCTACATGCCCTGCAAGTGCAACACCATTTACAATAATCACATTATCACCTAAATGACAATCGTGAGCTATATGAGCTGTTGCCATGATAAGACAATTTTTTCCTACTACAGTTTTACCTGAAGCAACTGTTCCTCTATTTACAGTAACAAACTCTCTAATTGTAGTGTTATCACCAATTATCGCTAATGAATCTTCTCCACCGAATTTTAAATCTTGTGGCATTGCTGAAATAACTGCACCTGGAAAAATATTACAATTTTTTCCAATACGAGCACCTTCCATAATAGTTACATTAGAGCCAATCCAAGTACCTTCTCCAATTTCAACATTATTGTGAATTGTTGTAAAAGGATCAATTACCACATTACGAGCAATCTTTGCTCCTGGGTGTACATATGCTAGTGGTTGATTCATATTTTTAATTATTAGTAATTAGTAATCAGTAGTTCGTCTTTTGCCTATTTTTAAAAAATGACTTTTACTACATACTAATTATTACATTTTATTATTTAATTTAAATTAAAAGTAAGTAATTGCTTATTACTTTTAACTAACACTATTTTACTTTAACAATTTGCGCCATTAATTCGGCTTCTGAAACTAATTTTCCATTAGCGTATGCATATGCTTGCATATGACAAATTCCTCTTCTAATAGGAGAAATTAAATCACATTTGAAAAATAATGTATCGCCTGGTAACACTTTATTTTTGAACTTAACATTATCAATTTTCATGAAATAAGTCAAGTAATTTTCAGGATCTGGAACCGTACTTAAAATTAAAATACCACCTGTTTGAGCCATAGCTTCAATTTGTAAAACTCCAGGCATTACAGGTGCACCAGGAAAATGTCCTACGAAGAAATCTTCGTTCATAGTAACATTCTTTAATCCTACCACATGAGTATCTGAAAGTTCTAAAATTTTATCTACTAACAAGAATGGTGGTCTGTGAGGTAATAAATTCATGATGCCATGAATATCTAAAACAGGATCTTGATTAATATCGTAAGTAGGTACATTATTGCGTTCTTCAAGCTTAATAATTTTTGACATTTTTTTAGCAAACTGAGTATTAACAAAATGTCCAGGTTTATTAGCAATAATTTTTCCTTGAATTCTTGTACCAATTAATGATAAATCGCCAATTACATCTAATAATTTATGACGCGCCGCTTCATTAGGATAATGTAACGTTAAGTTATCTAAAATTCCATTTGGTTTAACAGAAATAGAATCTTTGTTAAATGCTTTTTTAAGATTTTCCATAGTCTCTGGAGAAATCTCTTTGTCTACATATACGATTGCATTATTTAAATCGCCACCTTTAATTAAACCATGATTTAATAAAGCCTCTAATTCATGTAAAAAGCTAAAAGTTCTACAACTAGAAATCTCTGATTTAAATTCAGAAACATTTTTCATTGTTGCATTTTGAGTTCCAAGAACTTTAGTTCCGAAATCTACCATTGCAGTAATAGAATACTCATCACTTGGAATTACTGTAATTTCACTACCAGTTGATTCATCTGTATAAGTAATAACTTCCTTTACTACGTAAACTTTTCTATCTGCATCTTGTTCAACAATTCCAACTTTTTCGATTGCTTCCACAAAATATTTAGAAGAACCATCCATAATTGGTAATTCAGAAGCATCTAATTCAATAATTACATTATCTAAATCACACCCAACTAACGCCGCTAAAACGTGCTCAGGTGTTTGAATCATTACGCCTCTTTTTTCAAGATTTGTTCCGCGTTGTGTATTTACCACATAGTTAGCATCTGCTTCAATAATAGGTTGCCCTTCTAAATCTACTCTTATAAAGGTAAATCCATTATTGATTGGAGCTGGTTTAAAAGTCATAGTAACTTCTTGACCTGTATGAAGACCAACACCTTTTAATGAAATTTCACTTGCGATTGTAGTTTGTTTCACAGTTTTTGATTTTTTATTTTTTAAGTTTGTTTAGTTCGTCAACAATTTTTGGTAAATTTTTGAAATGCACAAATGATTTTGCAAAATCACCATAATTGAAAGCTGGACTTCCTTGCACTACTTCACCATCTTTTAAACTCTTACCAATACCAGATTGTGCCTGAATTCTAACTCCGTCACCAATTGTAATATGTCCTACAATTCCAACTTGTCCGCCAATCATACAGTTTTTACCAATTTTTGTAGAACCAGCAACTCCTGTTTGAGAAGCAATAACTGTATTTTCACCAATTTCAACATTGTGTGCAATTTGAATTTGGTTGTCTAATTTTACTCCTTTTCTAATAATTGTAGAACCAAGTGTTGCTCTATCTACAGTAGTACAAGCTCCAATTTCTACATTATCTTCAATAATTACATTTCCAATTTGAGGAACTTTAGCATAAGTACCATCTTCTTGTGGAGCAAATCCAAATCCGTCAGAACCAACAATAGTTCCGGAATGTATCGTACAATTTTTTCCAATTACAGTTTCAGAATAAACTCTTGCTCCTGCAAAAAGAATAGAATTATCTCCAATTACTACATTGTCTCCAATAAAACTATTTGGATAAATCTTTACATTATTTCCTATTACTACATTTTTACCTATGTAACAAAAACTACCAAGATACAATCCTTCTCCATAAGTAACACCTTCAGAAATAACTGATGGTTGCTCAATTCCCGATTTCATTAATTTAACTTGATTGTAATACTCTAACAATTTAGAAAACGCAGATTTTGCATCTTCTACTTTAATTAAAGTAGTAGTTATTTCTTGTTCGGGTTCAAAAGATTTATTTACAATAGTAATTGTCGCTTCCGTAGTATATATATAGTTAGCATATTTAGGATTAGCTAAAAAAGTTAAAGAACCTTCCGTTCCTTCTTCAATTTTGGCTAATTTATTTACTTCGGCTTCTGGATTACCAACTACATCTCCTTCTAATATGCCTGCAATTTGAGCTGCTGAAAATTTCATTCAAAAAAATTAAATTCTTATTTGTTGTTAAATCAACTTGACAAAAGTATAAAATTATATTAATATGTTAAGATTCCAAAATTTGTTTTGGAAAACATACAAAATATTTTGTTACGGGTTTAGATAACGCTTTTAAATGCAATTGATCTGAAGCTTCCACAACATCTTCAATGGTTTTGTCTTTCTTTAAAATTCTAATTGGTTCACCTTCTTTATTATAGGCTTGATTTTTTAAATTTCCTTTGAAAACAAAATATTCGCTTTCCTTTTCGGTAAGGTTATTTAAAGTCATTAATTTATTTCTATAATTTGTGATAAGTTCTTTATTCGGTTTATCATCAAACATATTAATTTTCAGTAAATCGCGATTAATTATCATTGTACACAATTTACTTAATACTTTATCTTGATGAAATTGCCACGATTTTATAGCACTTAAAACATCATAATCGTCTAAATAACTAAACTTTTGAAGTATTTGTTCGTCAAACTCTGTAAGTGTTACTTTATTTTCTAAAAAATATTTGAATGGTACGCTTGCTTCAACTGAAACTCCTTTGTGAACAAGTTCTTTTGCTCTTTTTAAAATCTTCGTTAAAATAAGTTCCGCTACAACAGATGTTTTATGAAGATAAGCTTGCCAATACATTAATCTTCTAGCTACTAAAAACTTTTCAACTGAATAAATTCCTTTTTCTTCAATAACTAAAACATCATCTTCAACATTCATCATTTGAATTAAACGTTCACTATTTATATTACCTTCAGCAACACCACTATAAAAACTATCACGCTTTAAATAATCCATTCGATCCATATCTAGCTGACTAGAAATCAATTGCAGCATAAATTTTCTATGATATTCGCCTTTAAAAACTTTAATAGCTAAAGATAATTTACCGTCGAACTCCTTATTCAATTGTTCCATAAATAGCAACGAAAGCTCTTCATGATGTATTTCCTCTACAATACTATGTTCCATTGCATGGCTAAAAGGACCATGACCAATATCGTGCAATAAAATAGCGATGTAAAGTGCATTTTCTTCTTCATTAGAAATTTCAACACCTTTAAAGCGTAAAGTTTGAACCGCTTTTTGCATAATATGCATACAACCTAAAGCATGATGAAATCTTGTATGATGTGCTCCTGGATAAACCAAATATGACATTCCCATTTGAGAAATTCTTCTTAACCTTTGAAAATAAGGATGTTGAATTAAATCGTAAATAAAGGAATTTGGAATAGTAATAAATCCGTAAATAGGATCATTAAATATTTTGAGTTTATTAGTTTGGCTCACAAGTTCTATTTTAGAAATACAAAAATAATTAATTATTACTATCTTAACAAAAAAGGAAACTTTTTTTAATTAAAACGTTTCCTAAAAAATCAATTAAAATTATATAAAACTTTATACTAATTTTAAAACAAACATCGTTGTATAAATAGTAAATTGCGCTATTAAAAACTTAGAAGATACTATGACTCCAATAAAAATACTTTGGGTAGATGATGAGATTGATTTATTAAAACCTCACATTCTATTTTTAGAAAAGAAAAATTACGACCTAACCACTTGTAATAACGGACAAGATGCGATAGAGTTATTTGAAGAAAATAATTTTGATATTGTATTCTTAGACGAAAATATGCCAGGTTTAAGCGGATTAGAAACATTAGCTGAGTTAAAAGAAAAAAAATCTTCAGTTCCTGTAATTATGATTACAAAAAGTGAAGAAGAATATATCATGGAAGAAGCTATTGGTTCTAAAATTGCCGATTATTTAATTAAACCAGTAAATCCAAATCAAATCTTGTTAAGTTTAAAGAAAAACTTAGATCATTCGCGTTTAGTTTCTGAAAAAACAACACTAGATTACCAAAAAGAATTTAGAAAAATTGCAATGGAACTTGCGATGGTAAATTCTTACGAAGATTGGGTTGAATTATATAAAAAGTTAATCTACTGGGAAATTGAACTTGAAAATATTGAAGATCAAGGAATGGTTGAGATTTTAGAAAGTCAAAAAACGGAAGCTAATGTTCAATTTGGTAAATTCATTGAGAAAAATTATGAAGATTGGATACAAGACGAAGACGATGCTCCTGTTTTATCTCATCAATTATTTGGCAAACTTGTAGCACCCGAAATTCGTAAAAAAGACAAACCAATTCTTTTTGTTGTAATTGATAATTTACGCTACGATCAATGGAAAGCTTTCGAAAATATTGTTGGAAACCATTATAAGTTAGAGAAAGAAGTAAGCTACTACTCTATTTTACCTACAGCAACACAATATGCTAGAAATGCCATATTCTCGGGATTACTTCCTTTAGAAATGGAAAAAAAATATCCTCAATATTGGAAAAACGATACTGATGAAGGCGGAAAAAACTTATTTGAAGGCGAATTTTTAACCGAGCAATTAAAACGTTTAGGTTTAAACATTAAACAAGAATATTACAAAATTACCAATAATAGAGATGGTAGAAAACTTGTAGAAAACTTTAAATCATTAAAAAATAACGATTTAACTACAGTAGTTTATAACTTCGTAGACATGCTTTCACATGCTAAAACTGAAATGGATGTTGTAAAAGAATTAGCTTCAAATGATAAAGCTTATCGTTCATTAACATTAAGTTGGTTTAAAAATTCTCCATTATTAGAGTTAATACAATTAGCCCAACAAAATGGTTTTAAACTAATCTTAACAACAGATCACGGAACCATCAATTGTAAAAATCCAAGTAAAGTAATAGGCGACAAAAACACTTCCTTAAATCTTCGTTATAAAACAGGTAGAAGTTTAACTTATGAAGATAAAGATGTTTATGCAGTAAAAGATCCTAAAAAAGTTGGTTTACCAGCTATAAATATGAGTAGTTCTTTTATTTTTGCTAAAAATGATTTGTTTTTAGCTTATGTAAATAATTATAATCATTATGTAAGTTATTACCGAAACACCTATCAACACGGTGGAATTTCATTAGAAGAAATGATTATTCCTTGTTTGATTTTTGAACCAAAATAGTTTAAAGAATGACTAAAATTTATTCGTTAGAAGAAATAGATATTGTTGCCCAAGAAATTTTAAATATTTCTGAATTAAAAAAGGTTATAACCTTTAATGCCGAAATGGGTGCTGGAAAAACAACTTTAATCAAAGCACTTGTAAAACATTTAGGAGTAAAAGATAATTCTAGTAGTCCAACATTTTCATTGGTAAATGAATATGAAACTGAAAATGGTGAAGTTATTTATCATTTCGATTTATATCGTTTAAACTCTGAAATTGAAGCTTATGACATGGGAATAGATGAATATTTTTACTCGGGAAATTGGTGTTTTATTGAATGGCCCAATAAAACGCCAAATCTTATTCCTATTGACCATGCTTCTATTTCAATAAAAGTTTTGGAGAACGGAAAAAGAGAATTGACCATTAACAATTGATAATGAACAATTGATAGTTGATAATTTTACATTCGTAATTCGTAATTTATAATTCTGTGATTTTCTATTTACTATTCTAAAAAAAATAGCTAAATTGGCACAACTTAACTAAAACCTAACCATGGCTATATATAGTCCTTTTTCCACGTCGCAATTAATGCCACAAGAAGAAAAACTTGAAGTGGCACGACATAAAAGTGAATTATTTATTGGAGTACCGCAAGAAGTTGCTTATCAAGAACGTAGAATATGTTTAACTCCAGATGCCGTGGCTTCATTAACATCTCATGGTCATAGAGTTTTAATTGAAGCTGGTGCAGGCGAAAGTGCAAGTTTTTCGGATAAAGAATACAGCGATGCTGGTGCCGAAATTACAAACGACACCAAAAAAGTCTTTAGTTGTCCAATAATTTTAAAAGTAGAACCACCTACTCTTTCTGAAATTGAAATGATGAATCCCAAAACAATTATTATTTCAGCTATCCAATTAAAAACTCAGAAAAAAGAATATTTTGAAGCTTTATCAAAAAAGAAAATCACAGCTTTAGCATTCGAATTTTTAAAAGACGAAGACGGTTCTTATCCAGCCGTAAAATCATTATCTGAAATTGCTGGAATTGCTTCAATACACATAGCTGCTGAACTCATGATAAACCAAAATATTGGAAAAGGATTGTTATTTGGAAATATAACTGGAGTTCGACCTACAGAAGTGGTTATTTTAGGAGCTGGAACCGTAGCAGAATATGCAGCTAGAACTGCTCTAGGTTTAGGGGCTAGTGTAAAAGTTTTTGACAACTCAATTACTCGATTAAGAAGGCTTCAAAATTTATTACAACATCGAATTTTTACTTCTACTATTCAAGATAAAATATTACTAAAATCTTTAATGCGTTGTGATGTTGCTATTGGTGCAACTAGAGGAAAAAACAGAGCGCCAGTTTTAGTAACAGAAACTATGGTTGAACAAATGAAAAAAGGAGCCGTTATAGTAGATGTTAGTATCGATACAGGTGGTTGTTTCGAAACTTCTGAAATTACAACACATGAACGACCTACTTTTATAAAAAATAATGTGATACATTATTGTGTTCCTAATATTCCTTCACGATATTCTAAAACCGCATCAATGTCTATTAGTAATATCATTACACCACTTTTACTTCATGTTGCAGATGATGGCGGACTCGAAAGTGCTATTAGATGTAACAGAGGTTTAAAAAATGGAATTTACAGTTATCATGGTCTATTAACAAATAAAGCTATTGCCGATTGGTTTAATTTAGAATATCGAGATATTAATTTAATAGTATTTTAGAGCATTCCCTCATTACATTCGGTCGCGTTATTCGTTTTATCTTTTTTGTTTATTTGAGTAAAGTCGAAAACAAAAAAGGATATCACTTCTACCGCTAATGCGAAATTAAGTTTTACCTTTGCAAAAAAATAAAAAATGAAATTCAAATTTAGATTTGCATATTATTTATTCGGATTATTATTAGGTGTTTTCTTTGTTATTTGGTTTTTAGGAGCAAAAGCAGAATCTAAAGGAGTTGCTTTTTGTTATTTGCCAAATTGTAGAGTTTTACAAGATTTAAGAAAAAAACCTATGGATGTTACGCCAGAAGCTCAAAATATTTTAGACGAATCTTGGGTCAATTTAAACGATATTAAAAACACTTTACAATATGGCGATGTAGATTTTTCAAAAAGTAACAAAGCTTTTAAAAAAGGAAAAGTGTACGTAATTGAAGGCAAAACAATTCATAATGAAGAAATTACCATAACTATGGTAAACTACACTGATAAAGTTGTTTTGGAAAACATTGAAAAAAAATAAAATTTCTTTCCAAAACACTTGCAAATACAAATAATCAGTGTATATTTGCACTCGCAATACGGAACTACTGATAACAGTAAAGTAAAGCATTTTATTGGGGCAATTAGCTCAGCTGGTTCAGAGCACCTCGTTTACACCGAGGGGGTCAGGGGTTCGAATCCCTTATTGCCCACAAAATTTAAAAGCAACACATTTGTGTTGCTTTTTTTATTTACCAAAATAAAATTTATATGCCATACTTTGTATACATCCTTCATAGTCTTACTAAAGACAAATTCTATATTG from Flavobacterium haoranii encodes:
- the lpxA gene encoding acyl-ACP--UDP-N-acetylglucosamine O-acyltransferase — encoded protein: MNQPLAYVHPGAKIARNVVIDPFTTIHNNVEIGEGTWIGSNVTIMEGARIGKNCNIFPGAVISAMPQDLKFGGEDSLAIIGDNTTIREFVTVNRGTVASGKTVVGKNCLIMATAHIAHDCHLGDNVIIVNGVALAGHVEVGNHAIIGGLAAVHQFIHIGDHAMISGGSLVRKDVPPFTKAAKEPLSYVGINSVGLRRRGFSTEKIREIQEIYRILYQKNYNTSQALSIIEGEMEATPERDEIIQFIRNSARGIMKGYSGIY
- the tsaE gene encoding tRNA (adenosine(37)-N6)-threonylcarbamoyltransferase complex ATPase subunit type 1 TsaE translates to MTKIYSLEEIDIVAQEILNISELKKVITFNAEMGAGKTTLIKALVKHLGVKDNSSSPTFSLVNEYETENGEVIYHFDLYRLNSEIEAYDMGIDEYFYSGNWCFIEWPNKTPNLIPIDHASISIKVLENGKRELTINN
- the lpxD gene encoding UDP-3-O-(3-hydroxymyristoyl)glucosamine N-acyltransferase, with translation MKFSAAQIAGILEGDVVGNPEAEVNKLAKIEEGTEGSLTFLANPKYANYIYTTEATITIVNKSFEPEQEITTTLIKVEDAKSAFSKLLEYYNQVKLMKSGIEQPSVISEGVTYGEGLYLGSFCYIGKNVVIGNNVKIYPNSFIGDNVVIGDNSILFAGARVYSETVIGKNCTIHSGTIVGSDGFGFAPQEDGTYAKVPQIGNVIIEDNVEIGACTTVDRATLGSTIIRKGVKLDNQIQIAHNVEIGENTVIASQTGVAGSTKIGKNCMIGGQVGIVGHITIGDGVRIQAQSGIGKSLKDGEVVQGSPAFNYGDFAKSFVHFKNLPKIVDELNKLKK
- a CDS encoding alanine dehydrogenase; the protein is MAIYSPFSTSQLMPQEEKLEVARHKSELFIGVPQEVAYQERRICLTPDAVASLTSHGHRVLIEAGAGESASFSDKEYSDAGAEITNDTKKVFSCPIILKVEPPTLSEIEMMNPKTIIISAIQLKTQKKEYFEALSKKKITALAFEFLKDEDGSYPAVKSLSEIAGIASIHIAAELMINQNIGKGLLFGNITGVRPTEVVILGAGTVAEYAARTALGLGASVKVFDNSITRLRRLQNLLQHRIFTSTIQDKILLKSLMRCDVAIGATRGKNRAPVLVTETMVEQMKKGAVIVDVSIDTGGCFETSEITTHERPTFIKNNVIHYCVPNIPSRYSKTASMSISNIITPLLLHVADDGGLESAIRCNRGLKNGIYSYHGLLTNKAIADWFNLEYRDINLIVF
- the porX gene encoding T9SS response regulator signal transducer PorX — protein: MTPIKILWVDDEIDLLKPHILFLEKKNYDLTTCNNGQDAIELFEENNFDIVFLDENMPGLSGLETLAELKEKKSSVPVIMITKSEEEYIMEEAIGSKIADYLIKPVNPNQILLSLKKNLDHSRLVSEKTTLDYQKEFRKIAMELAMVNSYEDWVELYKKLIYWEIELENIEDQGMVEILESQKTEANVQFGKFIEKNYEDWIQDEDDAPVLSHQLFGKLVAPEIRKKDKPILFVVIDNLRYDQWKAFENIVGNHYKLEKEVSYYSILPTATQYARNAIFSGLLPLEMEKKYPQYWKNDTDEGGKNLFEGEFLTEQLKRLGLNIKQEYYKITNNRDGRKLVENFKSLKNNDLTTVVYNFVDMLSHAKTEMDVVKELASNDKAYRSLTLSWFKNSPLLELIQLAQQNGFKLILTTDHGTINCKNPSKVIGDKNTSLNLRYKTGRSLTYEDKDVYAVKDPKKVGLPAINMSSSFIFAKNDLFLAYVNNYNHYVSYYRNTYQHGGISLEEMIIPCLIFEPK
- a CDS encoding bifunctional UDP-3-O-[3-hydroxymyristoyl] N-acetylglucosamine deacetylase/3-hydroxyacyl-ACP dehydratase codes for the protein MKQTTIASEISLKGVGLHTGQEVTMTFKPAPINNGFTFIRVDLEGQPIIEADANYVVNTQRGTNLEKRGVMIQTPEHVLAALVGCDLDNVIIELDASELPIMDGSSKYFVEAIEKVGIVEQDADRKVYVVKEVITYTDESTGSEITVIPSDEYSITAMVDFGTKVLGTQNATMKNVSEFKSEISSCRTFSFLHELEALLNHGLIKGGDLNNAIVYVDKEISPETMENLKKAFNKDSISVKPNGILDNLTLHYPNEAARHKLLDVIGDLSLIGTRIQGKIIANKPGHFVNTQFAKKMSKIIKLEERNNVPTYDINQDPVLDIHGIMNLLPHRPPFLLVDKILELSDTHVVGLKNVTMNEDFFVGHFPGAPVMPGVLQIEAMAQTGGILILSTVPDPENYLTYFMKIDNVKFKNKVLPGDTLFFKCDLISPIRRGICHMQAYAYANGKLVSEAELMAQIVKVK
- a CDS encoding DUF4258 domain-containing protein, whose amino-acid sequence is MKFKFRFAYYLFGLLLGVFFVIWFLGAKAESKGVAFCYLPNCRVLQDLRKKPMDVTPEAQNILDESWVNLNDIKNTLQYGDVDFSKSNKAFKKGKVYVIEGKTIHNEEITITMVNYTDKVVLENIEKK
- a CDS encoding HD domain-containing protein — encoded protein: MSQTNKLKIFNDPIYGFITIPNSFIYDLIQHPYFQRLRRISQMGMSYLVYPGAHHTRFHHALGCMHIMQKAVQTLRFKGVEISNEEENALYIAILLHDIGHGPFSHAMEHSIVEEIHHEELSLLFMEQLNKEFDGKLSLAIKVFKGEYHRKFMLQLISSQLDMDRMDYLKRDSFYSGVAEGNINSERLIQMMNVEDDVLVIEEKGIYSVEKFLVARRLMYWQAYLHKTSVVAELILTKILKRAKELVHKGVSVEASVPFKYFLENKVTLTEFDEQILQKFSYLDDYDVLSAIKSWQFHQDKVLSKLCTMIINRDLLKINMFDDKPNKELITNYRNKLMTLNNLTEKESEYFVFKGNLKNQAYNKEGEPIRILKKDKTIEDVVEASDQLHLKALSKPVTKYFVCFPKQILES